A portion of the Thermodesulfobacteriota bacterium genome contains these proteins:
- a CDS encoding cytochrome c3 family protein, which translates to MRPMGGKLAAALLSITLAAPALGPATAAAGTCIAGGCHRPIVSMKFLHGPVAAEEAGTEGCVSCHTPAGPPCTASKGGKFAFKTKEDRLCLLCHERGTGTQHTRTRVNCLSCHAPHGSDQSAILMRASGK; encoded by the coding sequence ATGAGACCCATGGGAGGAAAGCTTGCTGCGGCGCTGCTCTCGATCACCCTGGCCGCGCCGGCGCTGGGCCCCGCGACGGCAGCCGCCGGCACCTGCATCGCCGGCGGCTGCCACCGGCCCATCGTCTCGATGAAGTTCCTTCACGGCCCCGTCGCCGCGGAGGAGGCGGGAACCGAAGGCTGCGTCTCCTGCCACACCCCGGCCGGGCCGCCGTGCACCGCCTCGAAGGGCGGGAAGTTCGCGTTCAAGACCAAGGAAGACCGCCTGTGCCTGCTGTGCCACGAGCGCGGCACCGGCACCCAGCACACCCGCACCCGGGTCAACTGCCTGTCGTGCCACGCGCCCCACGGCTCGGACCAGAGCGCCATTCTCATGCGGGCCTCGGGCAAATGA
- a CDS encoding diguanylate cyclase produces the protein MVKPPILVVDDDVFFRTFCAEVLRREGYVVWVASSGREALELLGREEPALVLADIYMPEMTGLELLESVKASHPGVDVVIMTGYASIDTAVQALKRGARDYLRKPFAAEELAVVVESTLAQRRLYQENERLKQQLGLYELSRSFASVEDPVRVLALGLDAVCHATRSGAGVCLHSGSDLHFMALRHCRGLERAEAEAVREAFVTRGLSYLRGAQRVQVIGKSRLSRILEGAGGPTLREALLVPLRHGSGVDTVYLLFHDTPDKGFLGEDEDSARFLAAQVEITYSGSLGLQAARKLAFVDSLTDLYNGRYLDTALDRSIAEADRASTPFSLLFLDLDYFKEVNDAYGHLCGGQVLIEVSRILRNNVRDEDVVIRYGGDEFTVVLPRTGPGAAREVAERIRCAIKEHRFLGREGGTIRLTASIGIATYPDDARTREELIDQADRAMYRGKEAARDTVYAARSH, from the coding sequence ATGGTCAAACCACCCATCCTGGTCGTCGACGACGACGTCTTCTTCCGCACCTTCTGCGCCGAGGTGCTGCGGCGGGAGGGGTATGTCGTTTGGGTGGCGAGCTCGGGGCGCGAGGCCCTGGAGCTTCTCGGGCGGGAAGAACCGGCGCTCGTCCTGGCCGACATCTACATGCCCGAGATGACGGGGCTCGAGCTGCTGGAATCCGTGAAGGCGAGCCACCCCGGAGTCGACGTCGTGATCATGACCGGGTACGCCTCCATCGACACGGCGGTCCAGGCGCTGAAGCGCGGCGCCCGGGACTACCTGCGCAAGCCCTTTGCCGCCGAGGAGCTGGCGGTCGTGGTGGAGTCGACCCTGGCCCAACGGCGCCTGTACCAGGAAAACGAGCGCCTCAAGCAGCAGCTCGGCCTCTACGAGCTCTCCCGCTCGTTTGCCTCAGTGGAGGACCCGGTGCGCGTCCTGGCACTCGGTCTCGACGCCGTCTGCCACGCCACCCGTTCGGGAGCGGGGGTGTGCCTCCACAGCGGCTCCGACCTCCACTTCATGGCCTTGCGGCACTGCCGGGGTCTCGAGCGAGCCGAAGCCGAGGCGGTCCGCGAGGCGTTCGTGACCCGGGGGCTGAGCTATCTGCGGGGGGCGCAGCGGGTGCAGGTGATCGGGAAGAGTCGTCTGAGCCGCATCCTGGAAGGGGCCGGGGGCCCCACCCTCCGGGAGGCCCTCCTCGTTCCCCTGCGGCACGGAAGCGGGGTGGACACCGTCTACCTGCTCTTCCACGACACCCCCGACAAGGGGTTTCTGGGCGAGGACGAAGACAGCGCCCGTTTCCTGGCTGCCCAGGTGGAGATCACCTACAGCGGGTCCCTGGGGCTCCAGGCGGCCCGCAAGCTGGCCTTCGTGGACTCCCTCACCGATCTGTACAACGGCAGGTACCTCGACACGGCTCTCGACCGCAGCATTGCCGAGGCGGACCGGGCGTCGACGCCGTTCAGCCTGCTCTTCCTGGACCTGGACTACTTCAAGGAAGTCAACGACGCCTATGGGCACTTGTGCGGGGGCCAGGTGCTCATCGAGGTCAGCCGGATCCTGCGCAACAACGTGCGCGACGAGGACGTGGTGATTCGCTACGGCGGCGACGAGTTCACCGTGGTGCTGCCCCGCACCGGTCCGGGGGCGGCCCGGGAGGTGGCCGAACGCATCCGGTGCGCCATCAAGGAACACCGCTTCCTGGGCCGGGAGGGGGGCACGATCCGGCTGACCGCGTCCATCGGCATCGCCACCTACCCGGACGACGCCCGGACGCGCGAAGAGCTCATCGACCAGGCCGACCGCGCCATGTACCGGGGCAAGGAAGCCGCCCGGGACACCGTGTACGCGGCCCGGTCCCACTGA
- the hisS gene encoding histidine--tRNA ligase — protein MNIQRLKGFRDLLPDETPLWQKIEGAARRVFGRYGFEEIRLPLLEETALFCRSIGEATDIVEKEMYTFTDTGGTSVTLRPEATASAVRAYLENGLHHSETKARLYYLGPMFRRERPQKGRLRQFHQIGAECFGWAEPGADADVLCLLWDLFAALGLSDRVRLELNSLGCPDDRRAYVQRLREHLAPRRDALCENCRRRLDTNALRVLDCKSAHCREATADVPSLAEHLCGECAGHFGQVRTLLTAQRVPFATNPRMVRGLDYYNRTTFELLSGDLGAQNAVAAGGRYDGLVQTLGGPPIPALGFALGVERLALLLGTGAAPRLKPDAYLVHRGEGALEAALLLRRELSGAGLRAEVDFEARSFKAQMRSADRCGARFALILAEDEVSGGTVTVKDLFAGTQETLPRAQAALRLPSPAPQTTEA, from the coding sequence ATGAACATCCAGAGGCTCAAGGGATTCCGGGACCTGCTCCCGGACGAGACGCCCCTGTGGCAGAAGATCGAGGGCGCCGCGCGCCGGGTCTTCGGCCGGTATGGCTTCGAGGAGATCCGGCTCCCTCTCCTGGAGGAGACGGCGCTCTTTTGCCGCTCCATCGGGGAGGCCACCGACATCGTCGAGAAGGAGATGTACACCTTCACCGACACGGGCGGCACCTCAGTGACCCTGCGCCCCGAAGCCACCGCGTCGGCCGTGCGCGCCTATCTCGAGAACGGCCTCCACCACAGCGAAACCAAGGCCCGCCTGTACTACCTCGGGCCCATGTTCCGGCGGGAGCGCCCCCAGAAGGGCCGCCTGCGGCAATTCCACCAGATCGGCGCCGAGTGCTTCGGCTGGGCCGAGCCGGGGGCCGACGCCGACGTGCTGTGCCTGCTCTGGGACCTGTTTGCCGCCCTGGGGCTCTCGGACCGGGTCCGGCTGGAGCTCAACTCCCTGGGCTGCCCCGACGACCGCCGCGCGTACGTGCAGCGGCTTCGGGAGCACCTGGCGCCCCGCCGCGACGCCCTGTGCGAGAATTGCCGCCGCAGGCTCGACACCAACGCCTTGCGGGTGCTCGACTGCAAGAGCGCTCACTGCCGGGAGGCGACCGCGGACGTGCCGTCCCTGGCCGAGCACCTGTGCGGGGAGTGCGCCGGGCACTTCGGGCAGGTTCGCACCCTCCTGACGGCCCAGAGGGTGCCCTTTGCCACCAACCCGCGCATGGTGCGCGGGCTCGACTACTACAACCGCACCACCTTCGAGCTCCTCTCGGGCGACCTGGGCGCCCAGAACGCGGTGGCCGCGGGAGGCCGCTACGACGGCCTCGTCCAGACCCTGGGCGGCCCGCCGATACCGGCCCTGGGGTTCGCCCTGGGCGTGGAGCGCCTGGCGCTGCTCCTGGGCACGGGGGCCGCCCCCCGGCTCAAGCCCGACGCCTACCTGGTGCATCGGGGCGAAGGCGCCCTGGAGGCCGCCCTGCTCCTGCGCCGGGAGCTCTCCGGCGCCGGCCTCCGGGCCGAAGTGGACTTCGAGGCGCGCAGCTTCAAGGCGCAGATGCGCTCCGCCGACCGGTGCGGCGCGCGATTCGCGCTCATCCTGGCCGAAGACGAGGTCTCGGGAGGGACCGTGACCGTGAAGGACTTGTTTGCCGGGACCCAGGAGACCCTGCCCCGGGCCCAGGCGGCCCTTCGGCTGCCCTCCCCGGCTCCCCAGACGACGGAGGCATGA
- a CDS encoding ComEC/Rec2 family competence protein: MHGRAVPQGGGHRWLPCFALLCLVGGTLAPRHPAWGMVLALAGAAFGTLALRGALPRTAAALALGALALAGARGAAAPIPALPLAEEMRFRGFVADDPRPGTDGPRLLVEVAPEAPGGARTKGERGRVLLQVLGDPAPPPAKGDAVFFRARLRPVQGFRNPGAGSYAAYLERRGVAARASAVWPGAVGFAEPGAGAPWSVRLRQRLSAALARTVPGPEGGVLRALALGERGSLSPETTEAFRRSGTSHLVAISGLHLGLLALFLAPVFSAPLVRIPRLPLAHPVPPLARILTLPVLGAYAALSGFQVSTLRALAMVALLVVGTGLSRPTAVPALLASTALLLGLGDPRVLGDPGLHLSLAALAGLFWLGPRLERQFSRSPSPLDRLAPPGRAAQLLARAGGGFRSLVCTCVAAALATAPVSAYHFGGASALGLAVNPVAVPLVGFVCLPLALAGAAAEALWPGAGALAWKPAGAALRPLLSLQEALAPLAPHLTVPGLDSVFGVAGAFCLLGALGLVLSTPRPRRAVAVLLAVGTVSLALPEGVRRAQALLARDAHLWVFDVGQGQAVGLRLPGDLWLVVDGAGFPGRAFDPGASIIAPALQALGCRRLALAVSSHPHPDHLEGLPALVRWGRPREVWLPGSFEGDGRYERLLAEAAAAGARVRWIGPEGHATSLGAARIDARWFSERRENDRSLAVRVTVRDACALLPGDLEARGQERSVETGFAAPCDLLVAPHHGAANALHLPFLEAVRPTAVFVSASGRPGLPAQVFLDALDAAGVRACLTHRDGFLHARLGTRGLAVRCGD, encoded by the coding sequence GTGCACGGCCGCGCCGTGCCCCAGGGAGGGGGCCACCGATGGCTCCCCTGTTTCGCCCTCCTCTGCCTGGTCGGGGGTACCCTGGCTCCCCGGCACCCCGCCTGGGGCATGGTCCTGGCGCTGGCCGGCGCCGCTTTCGGAACCCTGGCCCTTCGCGGCGCCCTGCCCCGCACCGCCGCAGCCCTTGCCCTGGGGGCCCTGGCCCTGGCCGGCGCTCGGGGCGCCGCGGCCCCGATCCCCGCCCTGCCCCTGGCCGAGGAGATGCGCTTTCGCGGGTTCGTGGCCGACGACCCCCGGCCGGGAACCGACGGCCCGCGCCTCTTGGTCGAGGTGGCCCCGGAAGCCCCCGGCGGCGCCCGAACGAAGGGCGAGCGGGGCCGGGTGCTCCTCCAGGTGCTGGGCGACCCTGCGCCGCCTCCGGCCAAGGGCGACGCCGTGTTCTTTCGGGCTCGCCTGCGCCCGGTGCAGGGGTTCCGAAACCCCGGGGCGGGCAGCTACGCCGCCTATCTGGAGCGCCGGGGGGTGGCGGCTCGGGCCTCCGCTGTGTGGCCCGGGGCCGTAGGCTTCGCCGAACCGGGTGCGGGCGCCCCCTGGTCGGTGCGGCTGCGCCAGCGCCTGAGCGCCGCCCTGGCCAGGACCGTACCGGGCCCCGAGGGCGGGGTGCTGCGGGCCCTGGCCCTGGGGGAGCGGGGAAGCCTGTCCCCCGAAACCACCGAGGCGTTCCGACGCTCGGGCACGTCCCACCTGGTGGCCATCTCGGGCCTGCACCTGGGGCTTCTCGCCCTCTTCCTGGCCCCGGTCTTTTCTGCCCCCTTGGTGCGGATTCCCCGGCTGCCCCTGGCCCACCCGGTGCCGCCCCTGGCCCGCATCCTCACCCTGCCCGTGCTCGGCGCCTACGCCGCCCTCTCGGGCTTCCAGGTCAGCACGCTGCGGGCCCTGGCCATGGTGGCGCTCCTGGTGGTGGGCACCGGGCTCTCCCGGCCCACGGCGGTCCCGGCGCTCCTGGCGTCCACGGCCCTGCTCCTGGGCCTGGGCGACCCTCGGGTCCTGGGAGACCCGGGGCTTCACCTCTCCCTCGCGGCCCTGGCAGGCCTCTTCTGGCTCGGACCCCGCCTGGAGCGCCAGTTTTCCCGCTCGCCTTCCCCCCTGGACCGCCTGGCGCCCCCGGGTCGGGCAGCGCAGTTGCTGGCGCGAGCGGGAGGCGGCTTCCGGTCCCTCGTCTGCACCTGCGTCGCCGCGGCGCTGGCCACCGCACCGGTCTCGGCCTACCACTTCGGGGGGGCAAGCGCCCTGGGGCTCGCCGTGAACCCGGTCGCCGTACCCCTGGTGGGCTTCGTGTGCCTGCCCCTGGCGCTGGCCGGCGCCGCGGCCGAAGCCCTGTGGCCGGGGGCCGGGGCCCTGGCGTGGAAGCCCGCGGGGGCCGCCCTGCGCCCGCTGCTCTCCCTCCAGGAGGCCCTGGCGCCCCTGGCGCCGCACCTGACGGTGCCCGGACTCGACTCGGTGTTCGGGGTTGCGGGCGCCTTCTGTCTCCTGGGGGCACTGGGGCTGGTGCTCTCGACGCCGCGCCCCCGCCGGGCCGTGGCGGTCCTTCTCGCCGTGGGAACGGTGTCGCTCGCCCTGCCGGAAGGGGTGCGCCGGGCGCAGGCGCTCCTGGCCCGGGACGCCCACCTCTGGGTCTTCGACGTGGGCCAGGGTCAGGCCGTGGGGCTTCGCCTGCCCGGGGACCTCTGGCTGGTCGTGGACGGCGCCGGATTTCCGGGCCGTGCCTTCGACCCCGGGGCGTCCATCATCGCTCCGGCCCTCCAGGCCCTGGGGTGCCGTCGGCTCGCCCTCGCGGTCTCGAGCCACCCCCACCCCGACCACCTGGAGGGCCTTCCTGCCCTGGTGCGCTGGGGGCGGCCGCGGGAGGTCTGGCTTCCGGGGAGCTTCGAGGGGGACGGCCGCTACGAACGCCTCCTGGCGGAAGCCGCGGCAGCCGGCGCCCGGGTGCGCTGGATCGGACCGGAGGGCCACGCCACGTCCCTCGGGGCGGCTCGAATCGACGCCCGGTGGTTTTCCGAGCGGCGGGAGAACGACCGTTCCCTGGCCGTGCGGGTCACCGTAAGGGACGCGTGCGCCCTGCTCCCCGGGGACCTGGAGGCACGGGGGCAGGAGCGGTCTGTGGAGACGGGCTTCGCCGCCCCGTGCGACCTCCTCGTGGCCCCCCACCACGGCGCCGCCAATGCCCTCCACCTGCCCTTCCTCGAAGCTGTCCGGCCCACGGCCGTCTTCGTCTCCGCCAGCGGCCGGCCGGGGCTTCCCGCCCAGGTGTTCCTCGACGCCCTGGACGCGGCAGGGGTCCGCGCCTGCCTCACCCACCGCGACGGCTTCCTCCACGCCCGCCTGGGAACCCGCGGCCTGGCGGTCCGGTGCGGCGATTGA